The Fulvia fulva chromosome 1, complete sequence region TCATCGATGCCGCGAAGGATCTCGTTGTAGGAGGCGTTGGAGGTTGAGGACATTAAGGCGGCGGTGACGTATTCGTATTGCGCGGGGATGACGAGGAAGGTGGAGTTGGAGGAGCTGTTGTAGAGGTCGTTGAGAGTGGATGGGTGGGAGCCGCCCAGGGAGGGACGCTGGAGGTAGGAGTTCATGTTTTCGCGGTATTCATAGCGTTGAGTGTCGAGGTTGGCGATGGAGGTGGCGTTGTACAGCGTCTCGGTGATGGAGATGATGGTGGCGCCTGCGGCGCGGAGTTTTGATGTTATGTTCGACATTGCTTCGTTGATGGGGTCGGTTTCGGGGCTTGAGGCTCTGTTGAAGAAGCCTTCGACAAGGCCTAGGCGTAGGCCTTTTAGAGAGCCGGTGGTGAGGCCGAGAGTATAGTCTGTACCGCGAATGCCTTCTGGTACCAGCGCTGTGGCGTTGTCGTTGGAGTCGAAGCCGATTTTCGCCATGACTGTTAACGCGGTAGCTACGTCTTCGACGTTTCGGGCGATTGGGCCGACTACGTCTTGTGTATAAGAGATTGGGATGACACCAGTTCTACTCAGTAGACCTCTTGTAGGTCGACAGCTGAACAGACTATTGGCACTAGCAGGACTCCTCAGACTGTTGACAGTATCCGTGCCAGTACCCCATACAGCGAACGAAGCAGCAATCGCAGCACCTGTACCGCCAGAACTCCCGCCCGGCGTCCGCGTACTATCGTAAGGATTGATCGTCTGTCCACCAAGCGACGAGACACTCAGACCTTCCAGCGCCAGCTCATGCAGATTCGCCTTGCCTAGCACGATAGCACCAGCATCTTTGAGAGCCTGAACCATAGGTGCGTCTTCAGTCGGTTGAGACCCCGCGAGATCCAGGTTACCTCCAGTAGTGGGCATGTCAGCGGTGTCGTAGTTGTCCTTGAGGAGGATTGGGATGCAGAAGAGTGGTCCATAGCTGCCGTTGTTCGCTTTGAGTTGTGTGTCGAAGTCATTCGCGATTGTTAGCGCATTGGGGTTGAGGCGGATGATGGCGTTCGTGTGGTTGTTGAGTGCTTCGATTCGGGATAGGAAGGCGGAGACCACGTCACGACATGTGCTCAGGCCTGTGTAAAGGGAATGATGTGTTGATGAGATGGTCGCTTCTCGAGGGTCAAAGGTGCTGAGCTGAGCAGAGGCAGGGAAGATCATGCAGCTCAAAGCCGCTAGCAACGCCAATGCCATGGTCCGCGAAGTAGGTACAAGAAAATCAGAATGAGCAACGTGAAGAAAGTTGTAGAGGGGGTAGATATTGGAAATGCTGTCTTGGCCGATGCGTGCCGTGATACTTCTCGCCTCGGGCTACATACCTTTACGATAAGCAGCCGCAGATGCTTGATTGCCGTCAGCAAGACGACACGCTGACTTGTAATTACTTGCCTCTGAGATGTGAGGCGGGCGACATGCCAGTCAGCACGCAACTCACACGACACTCCATCCGTTTACATACATGTAGTTAGTTGATGCTTTCATCTGGAGCTGTTCCTGCATATGACGTAGTCATACTTCTTCGGCCAAGCTCTCACCGAGCTTAGATGTGTTGCCTCCGGTAGCAGTGTCCTGTGTAGAGGATGGCGAAAAGCCTCTCTGAGCCCTGAACTGCCCGCTCTCGCGGCATGAAGTCACCACTGCCATGAGCTCTTGTCGGACGTCTTGTGCTGCAAGACCTGGAGCATTGTAGCAGCAAGTTGGCGGCCTGGTAGCATTCTTTGAGCATAGCGCAATGTTCAACTGGTAGTCCAGTTGTACAGCTGTCCAGACCCATCTCATGCCGGAGACTCAGTTGCACGAGTATAGCCGTGCATTCATGGGTTTTCGCACGGCCATAGTAGCGCTGTAGTCTTTCCAATGCTCAGCCTGTGCTACCAGTCATACCTTGCTCGACACCTTGGGCACCATCCAGGCTCTCAAGACCTTTCTCGTGAACCACATCAACGTCCAGCTCTTCCATGACCTGTATGACTGTGCCGAGCGACTCAAAGAAGCCGTTGACAGCAACACGTAGCATGCGGTTGGTGGTGGCCTTGTACTCGGTCTTCAAAACCGTCTTCTTCGGATCATTCCGATCTTGATGAACCTCGTCGAGCTTCACTGCAGATGTAGAGTCTGCTAAAGCCTGGATGGGCTCTGTGGGCGCGGCATTTGTAATGAGTGAAGCTTTGAACGGATTCCCTTGTACGACAGTATTGCCGTCCGGCAAGGATTCTACTAAACTGAAGGACCTTTGCACCAGCTGTGACAACTCGGGATCAACGGAAAGGGTCGTGATGGCGGCGCGAGCGAGGCGGTTGTTAGGGAATGGTACGTGGATGGTTCTGGTCGGAGTCAGAGTCGTGTTTTCGCTTTCACGCATTCGACGTACAACGAGCAAGGGAAGTCCGGATCGATTTGCGCCATGACTGCTGTGATTCCATGCGCAGTATTCACGGGGAAGTGGTCGATGTTGTGTTGCTGTATTGTTGTTCGATCTTGAGATCCTGAACATCCGTGCAATCGATAACCGAGAACTCAATCGTCGCGCGGCGTAGTCTCAGTCGTTATCCTAAATTCGTGCACGCTAGACCTAATCGGTAGGGTACCTCCCTAGTAGTCTAAGTCTATATCCGTATATCTACACCGATGAAAAAAGGTTCCTTTAAGGAacatagctatatatataaaatTACTAGTATACGACTCTAGACGAGTATCTATATTAAATATAGTTAATATAGGGAGCTACGTTCAACAAGGCAAGGATTATGTATAAGACGATCGTAAAACTAGCAATGCTCTACGGAGCCTAGATATAGGGGATaggaggagtaggtaaaCCGATCCTAAAGCGGATAGAGGGACCCCTAAACCGGACGTAGGCCGCGAACCTTAGACGGATACTAGGAGCCTATAAGACAACGCTAACAAGAGTAGCGGAGGTAGAGATAGGGTTCCCCCCGATTAAACATTATATCAAGGGAATAAGgatctaatacgctaggaagacggcggattatctagtataataagCTATTTAGGACTCTACGGAGAAGATCGCTAGGAGGTACGACCGGCTACCTAGCCTTAGGGCACGTCAAAGCTAAAAGTAAGACGACCTATATACGTTTGAAGTTGTTAAGCGAACCTAGGAGTAGCTAGagaggaaggaggaggagtaAAAGGTACGGAGGGAAAAGGGTAATAAGGTAAAGACGTAAagcctcgtagagtaggtaACGGGCTACCtttaggaataggaatagaaaGAGAATCCCCTACTAAATCGAGGACCCCTAGCATTACGCCCCTTCTAGAGATATAACTACCTACTCTACCGtaacctaataagggccgaagtaagtatcgcgatatagattaggtccgaatatatcgggttaagggcctacctatatagaaGGAAAGTCCCGGACGtatatagcctagtatactagtataactACCCGTTATAGAACCCGGAGTATATAGGACTACGGTGCCCGTAATAGGTAGAAGGACGAGGCTAGTAGAGagctaaggtagtaagacATAACTACTAGTTAGTCGTAACGGATAAGCGAGACGTAAGACggatagtatagtagatactatagtagggctTTCTTAAACAGTTCGCGCTAGCTAGTAAGAcagaggagtagatagagaaGAGGCGGGAGGTTAAGGGGgtatagatagggtagttattagggtaggcctataatactagtatacccttAATAAGAAAAATACGAAAGAAGGTAAGGTTAAGGacgtataggagaggagaggggtttttactctAAAATATGAGTTTCCCCTTTATAACTAgaagtaggtagtatagctatataggctaataggctctataatagtataatgaacaatatatatatatatattaaatATAATAACGTAatttactaccgagcgggctatactaccgagcgggctacttttactaagaactatactacttctactttaattacgacggtatcttaatacgacgacatcctatagaatcgttactaggtattacgggcagcccgcgaccccttactatagctacgtcagCCCGggtaaaccgcggaccttccgtattgggttagcgcggcttagctttactttataacttcgccgcgcctcgcgctcctctttcgtagcttcgtagaataacaactctctcattcggaccctacggtacgcgcgcccttatagtttgttctactaccctacctagattgcggatctaggtaaggaacgcgtaataataggaatagacagaactgttaaacaggtacgggtagatagtagtagagtagagtaagagatcaatctttaactgactaatagcacgagcatgcagcaatatattaagaaccaatatgttgattgtgttgtatgtctatctaagctaaaggggagagaaggtatctccctacaagctgagtcatcgtggatgcctcaggctgccagatcacttcctgattgttgactccctttgagatgctacatcttaacactcccactcatctcgtatgggaggttacagtctgctcacttcctgtcaatagtacttggacctttttatgacaggttcagctggcttacaaacctctggaagtgtggaccagtctttggttttgtaaacccgtctgcaaccatctcagaggttggggtgtacttaacagcaataagcctcctccaccaaagtttcctaacagcgttataggcaatgtcaatgtgcttcgacttgtcatGGACATGTGCATCTTTTactagggtgagggcagcttgattgtcacctcttaattggactggtctcaaatttgatacagtctcctggtttctagtgattcttggttgatgggaacagtctcccactaactctggacaatccatttcccttagcagtgaagctaggaattgggactgcttcgcacatgcattcatggccatgtattcagcctccattgtggatgttgctacagacttttgcttcttgctcatccaagaaactggtgccccacagaggaagaagacatacccaaggattgagactctgtctgctttgtccattgcataatcagaatcacagtatccaataaggtgtccttttccagactttgagaactgaagtcctagatcagggtatgatcttaggtacctagtgatcttcttcaaagccttcatgtggtaggtggatgggtcactcacaaatgagctcatccttcctaggacaaaagcaatgtctggcCTTGTGATTGTTGCTGGCCACATCTAAGTACCATTAATACTCtggtactctgccttgtcacacctctcatccatgtggcttgaaggtttgagggcctcatagctgtccataggtgagtgtgtaggtgctgccttctcatggttcattcccatcttggctaggctgtccctaacaaagtgtccttggtcaagtttcaggattcctctcttcctgtcccttgtgactctcatgccaaggatcttttcaggttcacctagatctttgatcttgaagatcttgctaagttctcttttgaaccagagaacatctgtcaactttggtgcagcaattggaatgtcatccacatgtataaggattatgatctccctcttcttatggataagtaggcatgggtccacttctgactgtgtgaatccaatctctctgagctttgacacacagagttgattccaatctctagctgcttgcttaagtccatacaagcttttgaggattttgaacaccatgtttagtggaagctcaactcctggtggtggtaacatgaagatgtcttcatggagggtgctttctgtga contains the following coding sequences:
- a CDS encoding Glutamyl-tRNA(Gln) amidotransferase subunit A 2, whose product is MALALLAALSCMIFPASAQLSTFDPREATISSTHHSLYTGLSTCRDVVSAFLSRIEALNNHTNAIIRLNPNALTIANDFDTQLKANNGSYGPLFCIPILLKDNYDTADMPTTGGNLDLAGSQPTEDAPMVQALKDAGAIVLGKANLHELALEGLSVSSLGGQTINPYDSTRTPGGSSGGTGAAIAASFAVWGTGTDTVNSLRSPASANSLFSCRPTRGLLSRTGVIPISYTQDVVGPIARNVEDVATALTVMAKIGFDSNDNATALVPEGIRGTDYTLGLTTGSLKGLRLGLVEGFFNRASSPETDPINEAMSNITSKLRAAGATIISITETLYNATSIANLDTQRYEYRENMNSYLQRPSLGGSHPSTLNDLYNSSSNSTFLVIPAQYEYVTAALMSSTSNASYNEILRGIDDLTLSLHSTFKSNDLDALIYPQQKNLVGPIGSPSQSGRNGILAALTGTPVVTVPVGFSNATGTAPEGVPVGMEILGMEWTEEKVLGIAWQVERLGRVRSTPRWAKERVQVRGYDAVPVVVPDGGSVDVEAYPLGVLGE